The bacterium DNA window TGCTACGAATTACCTTCTTTTCCCCAATGCTACGAATTACCTTCTCCTCTCCAATCCCTTCCACAAATTTGTCAATCCCTACTATATCGACAAGCTCTCTCATTATATCTGGTCTGTCGGCTAATGTCTTCGGCATTAATTTTACCTCCTCTTCTCCCAGACTCCGAAGTAACCTCTCCTTACCAATACCCTGGATAAACTTATCAACTCCAACTATATCTGCCAGTTCACCAATTATATCTGGTCTATCTGCTAATGTCTGCGGCATCAATTTCACCTCCTCCTTGAATTCCTCAGGATGTAAATATAATCCTGTTTCGAACAACTCTAATAAATCTAACTTTGATACACTATCTCCTTTACTACCTATCTCCTTGACTAACTCCTTAATCTTATCCCCGGATGTAAAAAGTATCAATCCATAATTCTCATTTATCATTTCTAATTTATCAAGTTGGATTAAATAAAAATTAAACCCAAAATCTGCAAAGTAAAACCCATCCTTTATCATGGCCAGTTCATGACCATTCCTGCGAATGTAAGATTCTATCCCCTTGATACCTCCTGAGATAAAGGCATACACATTTATTTGCCTTCGCCACTGTATCCCTTCTTTAATCTTAAACAATAGCACATAAGCAAATAATCGGTCAAAATCATTCCCAGTGAATCTATCCCCGGGTGATTTATATTCAATAACATTATAATCAGTAAATGATTGGAATACAAGGGGTAAAGATTTAACATCTGCATCCTTGCCCTTTCTAATGACCACAATATCTATCCTTAATGGCATTTTGCCAACTTCAACCTCAGTTTCAACCGTAAACCCTTTAGGTTCGAGTAGATATTTTAATATATTTGAGAAATACGGATGCCATTTCTTCTTCATCATCTATAAGTATATACTAAACTTCTCTCTTTGTCAATAAATTTTTAGGAGGTTCTTAAATTTTTGACTTTTGACATTTGAGTTTTGAGTTAATATTGTTCAGTCTGATGGACAAGGCTGAACGGTTACCTTTTATGTGCTCTAATTTATTTCTATGTCTTCTCTGCGAACTCTTGCGTCTCTGCGGTAAATTACCACCTGAACGGTTACGAATTTTATTTGACATCTATTGCTATATTTGATATAATCTTATTTAATGAAACGAGTAGTGATTATTCTGACAATATTACTTCTATTGGCGAAGGAATCCACTGCCTCGTTAAGTGATTTCCTTAATTCCGGGAGTGCGACTCAAATCAGTGGGACAGTCACATCAATTATTGATGGAGATACCATTAAGGTTGAAATGTCTGGCACGGAAACTAAGGTTCGATTATTAAGTATTGACACTCCAGAACTTATGAATGAGCCTTTTGCTCAAACCGCAAAAGATTTTGCCTCTCAAACATTATTAAGTCAACCCATCCAATTATTTTATTCTAAAAACCCCACTCAACAATGGGATGACTATGGT harbors:
- a CDS encoding thermonuclease family protein: MKRVVIILTILLLLAKESTASLSDFLNSGSATQISGTVTSIIDGDTIKVEMSGTETKVRLLSIDTPELMNEPFAQTAKDFASQTLLSQPIQLFYSKNPTQQWDDYGRLLAVVVKDDEIFNLKLLEQGLAVRMFIFNDIIKFPAWED